The sequence CGTGAACGGGATCTGCCAGCCGCCGAGGAAGAGCGTGGTCACGATCGCGCCGATGACGTAGAGGTTCCCCCACTCGGCCATGAAGAAGAGGAGGTTCCGCATGCCCGAGTACTCCGTCGCGAAGCCCGCGACGAGCTCGGATTCGGCCTCCGGCAGGTCGAACGGCGTGCGGTTCCCCTCGGCGAGCGCCGAGACGAAGAAGATGAAGAAGGCGACGAACGCGAACGGGTTCGCGAAGAGGTTCCACGACCACGGCGCCCAACCCTGGAGCTTGATGATCTCCTGCATGCTGAGCGAGCCGGTCAGCATGACGATCGGGAAGATCGAGAGCCCGGCCGGAATTTCGTACGACACGATCTGCGCCGCCGAGCGGATGCCGCCCAGGAGCGACCACTTGTTGTTCGACGCCCACCCGGCCATGAGGATGCCGACGACGACGAGCGCCGTCACGGCCGTCACGTAGAGGATGCCGACGTTTAGATCCGCGATGATGAGCGCGCTCGTGAACGGGAGCACGGCGAACGTGCCGACGAAGCCCACCATCACGACGTAGGGCGCGAAGCGGAAGAGCGGCCCGTCGGCCGCGGTCGGCACGATGTCTTCCTTCAGCATGTTCTTGATCCCGTCGGCGAGCCACTGCAGGAATCCGGCCGGCCCGACGCGGTTCGGCCCGATGCGGCTCTGCATCCGGCCCATGATCCGGCGTTCGACCCAGGTGGTGATGCCGGCGATCGGCAGCACGAGGCCGAAGACGACGATCGCGCCGAACAGGAGGGCGACGACCAGGTAGTGCACCCAGGTCGCCTCCGCGAACAGGCTCTGGACCAGGTCCGCCATCAGCGATCGATCTCCGGGGCGACGAGGTCGAGGCTCGCGATCACCGCGATCAGGTCCGCGATCATGAGGTTGCGGCTGATCTTGGGCACGATGCTGATCGCCGAGAACGACCCCGTGCGGATCTTGCACCGGTGGGGGAACGCCGTGCCGTCGGAGACGACGTACCAGCCCATGTCGCCGCGTGCGCTCTCGAGCCGCACGTAGACGTCGCCGGCCGGCGGCTTCAGGTTCCGCGGCACCTTCGCGATCACCGGACCGTCGGGGATCTGCGTGATGCACTGGCGCAGGATGCGGCAGCTCTCGCGCATCTCCCGCATGCGGACGATGTAGCGGTCGAAGCAGTCGCCGACGATTCCCTTCTCGCCCGTGCCGATCGGCACGTCGAACTCGAGCTCCGGGTAGACCGAGTAGGGCTCGTCCTTCCGCACGTCGTAGCGGACGCCCGAGGCGCGCAGGTTCGGACCGACGAGGTTGAAGTCGATCGCCTCCTCGGCGGTGACCGGCGCGACGCCGGCCAGGCGCTCGACGAAGATCTTGTTGAACGAGATCAGCCGGTCGTACTCGTCGACGAGCGGCTCGAAGCGGTCGAGGAAGTGGGAGAGCTTGTCGATCCAGCCGGTCGGCAGGTCCCAGCCGACGCCGCCGATCCGCATGTAGTGGAAGGTGAGGCGCGCCCCGCACAGCTCCTCGAAGAGGTCGTTCAGGTACTCGCGCTCGCGGATGGCGTGCGTGAACGGCGTGAAGGCGCCGATGTCCATCGCCATCGAGCCGACGGAGAGGAGGTGGCTGTGGATGCGGCAGAGCTCGTCGGCGATGACGCGGCAGTACTCGGCGCGCTTCGGGACCTCGATGCCCGCGAGCTGCTCGCACGCGAACGACCAGCCGTGGTTGCAGAACATGGCCGCCACGTAGTCGACGCGATCGGTGTATGGGATGAAGCCGTGCCAGCCGACCTTCTCGGCGATCTTCTCGATCGAGCGGTGGAGGTACCCGATGTCGGGGATCGCCTCCTTCATCACCTCGCCGTCGGCGCGGATGACGAAGCGGAGCACCCCGTGCGTCGAGGGATGCTGCGGCCCCATCGACAGCGTCATGTCCTCGGTGACGACCCCGCCGTCGTCCTTCGAGCGCTGGACCTCGACTTCGAATCCCGCGAGGCTCATCCGACTAGGCCTTCAGCAGGCTCTCTCGCGAGGTCGGAATGCCGTGGTACGACTCCGGCTCGACGAAGTCCTTGCGCAGCGGGTGCCCGGGCCAGTCCTCCGGCATGAGGATGCGGCGCAGATCGGGATGCCCGTCGAACGTGACGCCGAGGAGATCGAACGCCTCGCGCTCCTGCCAATCGGCGTGGCTCCACACGCCGGAGACGGTCGCCACCTGCGGGTTGTCGCGCGGCGCGTTCACGCGCAGCACGAACGCGTGCCGGTGCGGGTACGAGAAGAGGTGGTAGACGATCTGGATGTGGCCCTGCTTCGGGTAGTCGACGCCGGAGAGGTTCGAGAGGCAGTCGAAGCGGAGCGCCGGATCGGTCTTCAGGAACTCGCCGACCTCGGCGATGCGCGCGGGCACGATGGTCGCCGACGCGTTGCGTCCGCTCGCTTCGAGCGGCCCCACCACGTCGCCGAACTTCTCGCGGAGCCGGGCATGCACGCCGGCGGCGTCCATCGCCATCAGGCACGCACTCCCACCGGCTCACTCTTGCGCACGAGCCAGCGCTCCTGAGCGATCTTCTCCTGGAGCTTGATGAGACCTTCGGTGAGCGCCTCCGGCCGGGGCGGGCACCCCGGCACGTAGACGTCGACCGGGATCACGCGATCGACGCCGTCGCAGACCGAGTACGCGAGCTGGAACAGCCCGCCGCAGTTGGCGCAGCTTCCCATCGAGATGGCGTACTTCGGCTCCGGCATCTGGTCGTAGAGGAGCTTCGTGCGAAGCGCCATCTTCAAGGTGAGCGTCCCCGACACGATGATCACGTCGGACACGCGCGGCGTCGCGCGCGGCGCCATCCCGAAGCGCTCGAGGTCGGCGCGCGGCCCGCCGGTCTGCATCATCTCGATGGCGCAGCAGGCCAGGCCGAACATCATGTACCAGAGCGACGACTTGCGGGTCCAGTTGAGGAGGTCGTCGACGCGCGTCGTGAGTGCCATCTCGGGCGCGGTGTTGATGAGCGACATCGCTCGGTCCCCCTATGCCGCCCGGCGCACGGGCTCACCCGGATGCGGCCTCTCGGCCGGGATCCGCTTCAGCCACTCGAGGTCGCCCTTCGCCCACACGTAGACGAGGCCGATCATGAGGATCGCGAGGAAGAGGCCGAGCTCCAGGAAGGCGAACGCACCCTGCCCCTTCGTCACCCAGTCCTTGAACACGGCGACCACGGGGTAGACGAACGCCAGCTCGACGTCGAAGATCACGAACACGAGCGCCACCAGGTAGAAGCGGATGTTGAAGTTGATCCAGGCGGGGCCGCTCGGCGGCTCGCCGCACTCGTACGTGGAGAGCTTGGACGGCTGCGGATTGGACGGACGGAGCAGCGCCCCCAGGCCCAGCATGAGGGCGCAGAGGATGACCGCGTAGAGGAAGAAGACGAAGACGTTGGCGAACTGGTAGAGCATTTCCGCTGCCGATCGTGGACCTTAGCAAGCGCCCACAGGGTGGGCAAACCGATTGCGGTCCGCCTCGCGACGAGCACGTCACTGCTTCCGGAACACTGCCGTCACGCGTCACGCGGCGGGGGCGGCAGCACGGTCGGCAGGTCGGAACCGTCGTGCCGGCCGACCCGGACCCGGGTCCCGAAGGCCCCGGCGATCCGCTCGCTCGTCAGTACGTCGGCGGCCCTCCCGGCCGCGACGAGCCGTCCGCCCGCGAGCAGCACGAGGCGGTCGCAGGCCACGGCGGCGAGGTTGAGGTCGTGGAGCACGGCGACGGCGGCGAGACCGCCGCGCCGCACGCGCTCGCGGACGACGTCCAGGATCGCGCCCTGGTGACGCAGGTCCAAATGCGTCGTCGGCTCGTCGAGGAGCAGCACCTGCGGATCCTGCACGAGGGCCCGCGCGAGGAAGACGCGCTGGCGCTCGCCGCCCGAGAGGGTGTCGAGGCCACGCGCCTCCATCCCGTCCAGGCCGAGGCGGACGAGCGCGGCGCGGGCCATCGCCACGTCGTCGCCGGCGGCGAAGCCGAGGCCCCCCAGATACGGCGCGCGCCCCATGAGAACGACCTCGAGCACGGTGAACGGGAACTCGACGCGCGGATCCTGCGGCAGGAGCGCGATCGCGCGCGCGACCTCGCGGCGCGATCGCGCGAGGAGCGGCGCGCCGTCGAGGAGGACGTGGCCCTGCTGCGGCACCGCCACGCCTGCCAGCAAGCGCACGAGCGTCGATTTGCCCGCGCCGTTGGGACCGATCACGCCGACCAGCTCGCCGCCGCCGACCTCCAGGCCGACGTCGTCGACGACCAGACGGCCGTCGTAGGCGAAGCGCAGGCGCTCGGCGACCAGACGCACGCCGCTCATCGCGGGCCTCCGCGCAGGCTCCGCCGCAGCAGAAAGAGGAAGAACGGCCCCCCGAGCAGCGCCGTGATGACGCCGACCGGAAGCTCGGCGGGCCCCAGCACCGTGCGCGCGACGGTGTCGGCCCACACGAGGAACGTCGCGCCGAACAGGAACGACGCCGGCACGAGCAGGCGCAGATCGGGCCCGAGCGCGAGCCGCAGGACGTGCGGCACGATGAGCCCGACGAAGCTGATCATGCCGCTCACCGACACGGCGGCGCCGACCAGCAGCGCGGCCGCGACGAAGACGGCACGGCGCACGCGCTCGACGTCGACGCCGAGGCTGGCGGCGCTCTCCTCCCCCGCGGCGAGCAGGTTCAGGGCGGCCGCGTGGCGCAGGAGCACGACCGCACCGACGATCGCGTACGCCCCCACCAGCGCGACCAGGAAGTAGTCCTGCGTCGTGAGGGCGCCCATCATCCAGAAGAGCACGCCCTGCGCCTGGCGGTAGCTCGCGACCGCGTTCACCAGCATGATGAGCGCCGCCGCGATCGCGTTCATGACGACGCCGACCAGCAGGAGCGCGTGCGGCGTCGTGCGACCGCCCGTGCGCGCGACCAGCACGACGACCGTCATGGCCCCGAGCGCGCCCAGGAACGCGACCAGCGGCACGATCGGCGAGACCGGATCGACGCCGAGCACGAGGACGGCGGCGCCGAACACGGCCGCCCCCCCGCTGATGCCGAGCACGTGCGGATCGGCGAGCGGGTTCGCGAGGAGGCCCTGGAAGCCGGCGCCCGCGGTCGCGAGCGCGGCGCCCACGACGCCCGCGAGGAGCACGCGCGGGATGCGCGTCTGCACGACGATCACGTAGTCGGTCGTGCCCGCGGCGCCGGGCGCGAGCGCGCGCCACAGGCTCGCCGGCACGGGCCCGATGCCGGCCGCGGCGAGGAGCGAGGCGAGCAACAGGACGAGGAGCGCCGCCGTCACCACGACCACCCGGCGGCGTGTGAGGTACGCGGCCCGCACGCCCGGCCCGTCTACCCCGGATGGATGGCGGCCGCGAGCGCCGCCGCGGCCTCGGGCACGCGCGGCCCGGCGCGAAAGAGCACGTCCGAGCCGACCGACACGATGCGGCCGTTCGCGACCGCCGGAACGGTCGTGAGCTGCGCGAAGAGCGCGCGCCCGCCCTCCTCGGTCCCCATCGCCGCATCGAGGATCACGTCGGGCGCGCGCGCCACCACGAGCTCGAGCGAGACCTGCGGGAAGGCGTTGCCGACATCGGCGGCCACGTTGGTTCCGCCGGCGATCTCGACCAGCTCGCCTTGGAGCGTGCCCCCGCCCGCGACGATGAGCGGGCTGTGCCCGACGACGAGCAGCACGCGCGCCCGCGGCTGCGACGCCACGCGCGCGCGCACGGCGTCGAGCCGGCTCCGCAGGTCGGCCGCCAGGCGACCGCCGGCGTCGGAGACCTCCAGCGCGCCGGCGATCGCGGCGATCGACGTGAAGAGGTCGTCCAGCGTCCGGTCCTGCACCACGAGGACGCGCACGCCGGCCCGCTCGATGGCGCGCACGGCTTCACGGTTGCCGGGCGACGGCACGACGATCACCAGGTCCGGTCGCACCCCGACCACCGCCTCGACGCTCGGCGTCAGATAGCCGCCGAGCTTCGGCAGCTTCGCCGTCGCCGCGGGATAGTCGCACTGCGCGCAGACGCCGACCACGCGATCGCCGGCGCCGAGCGCGAACACGGTCTCGGTCGCCGACGGCGCCAGCACGACGACCCGCGCCGCACCGGCGGCGCGCGGGGGCGGCGCGGCGCCGTCGCAGCCGGCGAGAAGCGCCAGCACGACGAGCGCCGCGCCGGGTGCGGTCACTTGCACGTGAGGCGATCGCCGGTGGAGTTGAAGGTGCAGCCCGACGTCGGACCGGAAAAGGTCGCGAGCGCGCACCCGCCGGCGGGATCGAGCGTCATCACGGCCCGCACGGGGAGCGCCGCGCCGGCGGCCGGATAGCCTCCTTTGCGCCCGTTCACGCTGAACTTGACCAGGCCCGGCGTGCTCGAGGCCTTCTTCACCTTCACCTTGGTGATACCGACGACGCCGCTCGGATTCTTGTACGTCCACGACGTCAGGCTCGCGTTCGTCTTCCAGCCGGTCCCGGTGACCGTGTCGTATGCGCCGCCCGGCACGACCACGTCGGCGATGACGCTGCCAGCGGCGTCGTCCACCAGGACGTGCACGCCGTTCGCCACCGGGTCGTAGACGCCGGGGATCGTCATCTGGCCCTTGAAGCTGAGCGTGTCGTCGCCGACCGCCGTCGTCTGGCGACCGATCTTCACGACCGCGCGATCGAGGGCGGCGGGACTCGTGCAGTCGGCGTCGCACACGGCGTCGCCGTCCGCGTCGCGACAGACGGCCGTCACGGCCGACACACCGAAGTCGAGCACCAGGGCCGCATCGCGCGCGCCGTCGAAGAAGACGTCGGCCGAGAAGCCGAAGCCGTGCGCGCGCTCGGTCGCCGTCCCGCCCGCGTCGACGGCGAGCAGCGTGCTCGACGAGAAGTCGCCGGTGAAGCCGCCGGTGACGAGCAAGTTGCCGGCTGCGTCGCGGGCGACCCCGTAGCTCCCGGAGAGGCCGCCGACGAGGTCGCTCGCCGGGACGCCCGCGAGCGAGAACCGCTTCACGGATCCGGTGAAGCTGCCGTCGAGGTTGGCGGCGAAGAGCGTCGCGCCGTCGGTCGCGAGGCCACCCAGGTAGTCGAGTCCGGTCGCGAGATTCGTCGGGGTCGTCCCCACGACCTTCACGACGCGGCCCGCGCCGACCCCGATCGCGTCGGCGACCAGGAGGGCGCCCGGCACCACGAGCACGTCCTGCGGTGCGGTGATGGAGCCGGCCGGCAGCACCGCGCTCGTGTCCGCCGCGGCCGCGCTGGTCCGCGTGGTCGCGCTCGGGATGGCGTAGAGGCTGTCGCCGGTCGACGCGCCCGTACAGCCGAAGTCGGTGCCGAAGCAGTTGTCGACCAGGTAGAGCGTGTCGCCGTCGAGGTCGAAGCCCCCGAGCGAGTTGAAGCCGGTCGCGATGGTGGTCGCCACGGCGCCGTCGAGTCGGACCACCCGCTCGGTCCCGGCCCCGAAGCTGCCCTGCCCCACGATGAGCGCGTTGCCCTGCCGCACGACGCCGCCTTGGACGGCGCCGGGGGTGGGAATGCGGCGCGCAGCGTAGCCCGGGGCCGCCACGACCGCCGCGCGGGCGGAACCGTGCGCCGCCAGCGTCGCAGCGCAGATCGCTGTCACGAGAATTCGTCGCATCTGTCGCATGCTCCTCGACCGCTCGCCGTGCCGCTCCTACTTCTCCACCACGACGAGGCGGTCCGTATCGACGGACCGGCGGCCGCCGGTCCGTGGCCCTTCGGCCCGCAGCCGCACGATCGTCCGCTCGCGCGCGAGCGGAATCGTGACGGTGCGGGTCGAGCCCGGCGTGAAGACGCCGAGCGCGGCCGTGAGATCGCGGCGCCCCACGCGCACGCGAACGCTGCCCGTGATCACCTCGGGGGCGATCACCACGGTGAGCGCCAGCGTGGTGGTTCCGGCCGGAACCGCGCTGACGGTGGAGGTCGGACGTACGTATCGAAGCAGGTGGTCGACGCTGCGGCGCTGCCCGCCGCCGGCGAAGCCCGCCGCCGACATCGGGCCGCAGGACACGTCGTCGGGACACGGATCGCAGGCATCGCCCGCTCCGTCGCGGTCGCGATCGCGCTGGTCGGTGCCGGGCGTCGCCGGGCAGACGTCACACGCGTCGCCGAGACCGTCGCCGTCCGCGTCGGCCTGGTCGGCGTTCGGCACGATCGGGCAGTCGTCGCTCGCGTCGGCGACCCCGTCGCCGTCCGTATCGGTGGCCGGTGCGCCTGCGTCGCACGCGTCGCCCACCCCGTCGCCATCGGTGTCGGTCTGGTCCGCGTTCGGCGTGGCCGGGCAGTCGTCGCAGGCGTCGCCGACGCCGTCGCCGTCGCGATCGATCTGGGTCGGATCGAACACGGCGGGACACACGTCGCACGCGTCGCCGATGCCGTCGCCGTCGCCGTCCGTCTGGGCCGGGTCGGCGACCAGCGGGCAGCCGTCGGCCGCATCGGCGAGCCCGTCGCCGTCGGCGTCGGGAAGGCCGGTCGTGTCGACGGAGTGCACGGCGGCGACGGCGTCGAGGTCGAAGCCCGCGAGGCCGCCGAGGCCC is a genomic window of Candidatus Eisenbacteria bacterium containing:
- a CDS encoding complex I subunit 1 family protein — protein: MADLVQSLFAEATWVHYLVVALLFGAIVVFGLVLPIAGITTWVERRIMGRMQSRIGPNRVGPAGFLQWLADGIKNMLKEDIVPTAADGPLFRFAPYVVMVGFVGTFAVLPFTSALIIADLNVGILYVTAVTALVVVGILMAGWASNNKWSLLGGIRSAAQIVSYEIPAGLSIFPIVMLTGSLSMQEIIKLQGWAPWSWNLFANPFAFVAFFIFFVSALAEGNRTPFDLPEAESELVAGFATEYSGMRNLLFFMAEWGNLYVIGAIVTTLFLGGWQIPFT
- a CDS encoding NADH-quinone oxidoreductase subunit D encodes the protein MTLSMGPQHPSTHGVLRFVIRADGEVMKEAIPDIGYLHRSIEKIAEKVGWHGFIPYTDRVDYVAAMFCNHGWSFACEQLAGIEVPKRAEYCRVIADELCRIHSHLLSVGSMAMDIGAFTPFTHAIREREYLNDLFEELCGARLTFHYMRIGGVGWDLPTGWIDKLSHFLDRFEPLVDEYDRLISFNKIFVERLAGVAPVTAEEAIDFNLVGPNLRASGVRYDVRKDEPYSVYPELEFDVPIGTGEKGIVGDCFDRYIVRMREMRESCRILRQCITQIPDGPVIAKVPRNLKPPAGDVYVRLESARGDMGWYVVSDGTAFPHRCKIRTGSFSAISIVPKISRNLMIADLIAVIASLDLVAPEIDR
- a CDS encoding NADH-quinone oxidoreductase subunit C, whose amino-acid sequence is MAMDAAGVHARLREKFGDVVGPLEASGRNASATIVPARIAEVGEFLKTDPALRFDCLSNLSGVDYPKQGHIQIVYHLFSYPHRHAFVLRVNAPRDNPQVATVSGVWSHADWQEREAFDLLGVTFDGHPDLRRILMPEDWPGHPLRKDFVEPESYHGIPTSRESLLKA
- the nuoB gene encoding NADH-quinone oxidoreductase subunit NuoB; its protein translation is MSLINTAPEMALTTRVDDLLNWTRKSSLWYMMFGLACCAIEMMQTGGPRADLERFGMAPRATPRVSDVIIVSGTLTLKMALRTKLLYDQMPEPKYAISMGSCANCGGLFQLAYSVCDGVDRVIPVDVYVPGCPPRPEALTEGLIKLQEKIAQERWLVRKSEPVGVRA
- a CDS encoding NADH-quinone oxidoreductase subunit A, which codes for MLYQFANVFVFFLYAVILCALMLGLGALLRPSNPQPSKLSTYECGEPPSGPAWINFNIRFYLVALVFVIFDVELAFVYPVVAVFKDWVTKGQGAFAFLELGLFLAILMIGLVYVWAKGDLEWLKRIPAERPHPGEPVRRAA
- a CDS encoding ABC transporter ATP-binding protein, with amino-acid sequence MSGVRLVAERLRFAYDGRLVVDDVGLEVGGGELVGVIGPNGAGKSTLVRLLAGVAVPQQGHVLLDGAPLLARSRREVARAIALLPQDPRVEFPFTVLEVVLMGRAPYLGGLGFAAGDDVAMARAALVRLGLDGMEARGLDTLSGGERQRVFLARALVQDPQVLLLDEPTTHLDLRHQGAILDVVRERVRRGGLAAVAVLHDLNLAAVACDRLVLLAGGRLVAAGRAADVLTSERIAGAFGTRVRVGRHDGSDLPTVLPPPPRDA
- a CDS encoding iron ABC transporter permease produces the protein MRAAYLTRRRVVVVTAALLVLLLASLLAAAGIGPVPASLWRALAPGAAGTTDYVIVVQTRIPRVLLAGVVGAALATAGAGFQGLLANPLADPHVLGISGGAAVFGAAVLVLGVDPVSPIVPLVAFLGALGAMTVVVLVARTGGRTTPHALLLVGVVMNAIAAALIMLVNAVASYRQAQGVLFWMMGALTTQDYFLVALVGAYAIVGAVVLLRHAAALNLLAAGEESAASLGVDVERVRRAVFVAAALLVGAAVSVSGMISFVGLIVPHVLRLALGPDLRLLVPASFLFGATFLVWADTVARTVLGPAELPVGVITALLGGPFFLFLLRRSLRGGPR
- a CDS encoding helical backbone metal receptor, whose product is MTAPGAALVVLALLAGCDGAAPPPRAAGAARVVVLAPSATETVFALGAGDRVVGVCAQCDYPAATAKLPKLGGYLTPSVEAVVGVRPDLVIVVPSPGNREAVRAIERAGVRVLVVQDRTLDDLFTSIAAIAGALEVSDAGGRLAADLRSRLDAVRARVASQPRARVLLVVGHSPLIVAGGGTLQGELVEIAGGTNVAADVGNAFPQVSLELVVARAPDVILDAAMGTEEGGRALFAQLTTVPAVANGRIVSVGSDVLFRAGPRVPEAAAALAAAIHPG
- a CDS encoding thrombospondin type 3 repeat-containing protein; translation: MRVLVVALALAALVRPASGDPFADAVTGVTIGTAGGGGSADWVLGPPHGAGAFQGSTHTLSLGLGGEITVAFTDNAIVNRPGADFTVFENAFLLSGLVTGVPFAEPGQVSVSADGVTWLDFPCAVDDDPYYPGCAGVYPVFATATDPASALVPSTTPIADLVGVPFATFTPPAGSGGDTFDLATVGLAAARFVRIRGGMQRMGLGGLAGFDLDAVAAVHSVDTTGLPDADGDGLADAADGCPLVADPAQTDGDGDGIGDACDVCPAVFDPTQIDRDGDGVGDACDDCPATPNADQTDTDGDGVGDACDAGAPATDTDGDGVADASDDCPIVPNADQADADGDGLGDACDVCPATPGTDQRDRDRDGAGDACDPCPDDVSCGPMSAAGFAGGGQRRSVDHLLRYVRPTSTVSAVPAGTTTLALTVVIAPEVITGSVRVRVGRRDLTAALGVFTPGSTRTVTIPLARERTIVRLRAEGPRTGGRRSVDTDRLVVVEK